Part of the Streptomyces sp. f51 genome is shown below.
CGCATGGGAATTCCTCTGGGGATTAGGGTGCAGGCCGCCGCCGGATCGCACTGGCCATGATCCTGCCGATCTCTGGGCAAACCTGTTGATTTTCGGCCAAGTTAACATCCGAAAATGGGCGTCAACTTCCGCGGGAATCCGGTGTCGCGCATCCACCCGGATGGACCATCCGGTTGCCGCAGGGTGTCCGGTCGGCGGCGGCGGAGGTGGTGGGTGCGGCTCGCCGTCACCGCTTGAGGAACGACGCCGGGAACGCTGCCGACGTCTCCACGAGCAATCGCTGCACGGCTGTGCGACAGGGGATGGTGGACGCCGGGGAGCGGTCAGCCACCAACGGCCGGGACGAGGATTGACCTTGCCCGCGATGACGCAAGCGCCACATCATCTCCGCATGGACGATACGCCGAGCCGCATCCCGACCGCCCTGCCCGCATTGCGCTCCAAGGCGCGCGAAGCGGGCTTCATCATGTCCAGTGAAGACCGCACAGGAAGCCTTCTGGCAGCCCTGGCCGCCGCCCGGCCCGCGGGCCGGATCCTCGAACTCGGCACCGGAGTCGGAGAGGGCACCGCCTGGCTCCTCAGCGGCATGGACCTCGATGCCCGTCTGACCACCGTCGAACTCGACCCCGCCCTCCAATCTTTCGCCCAAGAACAGCTGGGCGCCGACCCGCGGGTGACGTTCGTCTCCGGAGACGGCGGGGCATGGCTGGAAGATTTCGACGACGCCCCCTTCGACCTCGTCTTCGCGGACACCTGGCCAGGCAAGTTCACCCACCTCGACCGAGCCCTGGAACTCGTGGCTCCCGGCGGGATCTACCTGATCGACGACCTCTTCCCCCAGCCCGGTTGGCCGGAGGGCCACGAAGCATCCGTCAAACGCCTTCTGGCCGAACTGGACGAACGCGAGGACTTCCGATGCGTGCGCATGGCATGGGCAAGCGGACTGCTGATGGCCGTGCGCACAGCCTGACGGTCTGGAGTCGACCGGGATGACGAGCGGTCCCTCAAGAGCGCCAGGTTCAGGCCGAGCCGGTCGAGCCGGGCCTTGCTCCAGCAGGCCCGCCCACGACTGTGAGCAGGTCCACGACGAAAATCAGCGTCGAGCCCGCCGGGATCAACGGAGAGGGCGACTGCTTGCCGTAACCGAGATGCGGGGGAACGATAATCTCGCGCCGGCCGCCGCGCTTCATTCCCCTTACTCCCCGGTCCCAGCCCTTGATGACCCGGCCGCCGCCCACGGCGAACTTGAACGGCCGGTCCTGCTCCCAGGAGGAGTCGAACTCTCTTCCGGACGCGAACGTGACCCCTACATAGTGAACCTGGACGACCCTGCCCGGCTTCGCC
Proteins encoded:
- a CDS encoding class I SAM-dependent methyltransferase produces the protein MDDTPSRIPTALPALRSKAREAGFIMSSEDRTGSLLAALAAARPAGRILELGTGVGEGTAWLLSGMDLDARLTTVELDPALQSFAQEQLGADPRVTFVSGDGGAWLEDFDDAPFDLVFADTWPGKFTHLDRALELVAPGGIYLIDDLFPQPGWPEGHEASVKRLLAELDEREDFRCVRMAWASGLLMAVRTA
- a CDS encoding FKBP-type peptidyl-prolyl cis-trans isomerase; amino-acid sequence: MSELTKPEIEIPEGDAPTELTIRDLVVGDGPEAKPGRVVQVHYVGVTFASGREFDSSWEQDRPFKFAVGGGRVIKGWDRGVRGMKRGGRREIIVPPHLGYGKQSPSPLIPAGSTLIFVVDLLTVVGGPAGARPGSTGSA